From the Malus domestica chromosome 17, GDT2T_hap1 genome, one window contains:
- the LOC103405170 gene encoding probable receptor-like protein kinase At2g42960 has product MSSGSSTSLNVELSKKIGFLGLKLWVVIGICVGAFIVLILCFLSIWVSFRRKSRRSVDKFPVTQIPNVSKDINIDKMAAQGTHDHPDNLFHSVHDKASDKNSEKMLVQLGTSKSIDPNNMSQCSSIYHHERALSSQSGEEGSSGTVRKQSSLSCGGLVAASPLVGLPEVSHLGWGHWFTLRDLQFATNRFSAENVLGEGGYGVVYKGRLINGTEVAVKKLLNNLGQAEKEFRVEVEAIGHVRHKNLVRLLGYCIEGVHRMLVYEYVNNGNLEQWLHGAMCQHGTLTWEARMKVILGTAKALSYLHEAIEPKVVHRDIKSSNILIDNEFNAKVSDFGLAKLLGSGESHITTRVMGTFGYVAPEYANTGLLNEKSDIYSFGVLLLEAVTGRDPVDYGRPANEVNLVEWLKLMVGARRAEEVVDPNLEVKPSTRALKRALLVALRCVDHDSENRPKMSQVVRMLEADEYPFREDRRNRKSRTASMDMESMKESSASVDIEKKPGDLESQISETSHG; this is encoded by the exons ATGTCATCCGGGAGTTCAACTTCTTTGAATGTGGAATTATCAAAGAAGATAggatttttgggtttgaaactATGGGTTGTAATTGGTATATGTGTTGGTGCatttattgttttgatcctATGTTTCTTATCTATATGGGTTTCATTTCGGAGGAAGTCTCGAAGATCAGTGGACAAGTTCCCAGTCACCCAAATACCGAATGTCTCTAAAGATATCAACATTGATAAGATGGCGGCTCAGGGTACCCATGATCACCCTGATAATTTATTTCATTCAGTACATGATAAAGCAAGTGATAAGAATTCAGAGAAGATGTTAGTTCAATTAGGCACGAGCAAATCGATTGATCCTAATAACATGAGTCAGTGCAGCTCAATTTATCATCATGAGAGGGCACTTAGTTCACAGTCGGGGGAAGAAGGAAGCTCTGGGACTGTGCGAAAGCAGTCGTCATTGTCTTGTGGAGGACTTGTTGCAGCCTCTCCTTTAGTTGGCTTGCCAGAAGTTTCTCATCTTGGGTGGGGTCACTGGTTCACTCTTAGGGATCTGCAATTTGCTACAAATCGTTTTTCTGCAGAAAATGTGCTTGGTGAGGGTGGATATGGAGTTGTTTACAAGGGCAGGCTGATCAATGGAACTGAGGTGGCAGTGAAAAAACTCTTAAATAACTT GGGGCAGGCAGAGAAAGAATTTAGGGTTGAAGTGGAGGCCATTGGTCATGTTCGGCATAAGAATCTTGTGCGGCTCTTGGGTTACTGCATAGAAGGTGTTCACAG GATGCTGGTGTATGAATATGTGAACAATGGAAATCTAGAGCAATGGCTACATGGGGCCATGTGCCAACACGGCACCCTTACTTGGGAAGCTCGCATGAAGGTGATTCTTGGTACTGCTAAGGC GCTTTCTTATCTACATGAAGCTATAGAACCAAAAGTTGTCCACAGAGATATAAAATCAAGCAACATTTTGATTGATAACGAGTTCAATGCCAAGGTTTCTGATTTTGGACTGGCCAAACTCTTGGGTTCAGGAGAAAGTCACATCACGACTAGAGTCATGGGGACTTTTGG TTATGTGGCACCAGAATATGCTAATACTGGCTTGTTAAATGAGAAGAGCGACATCTACAGCTTTGGTGTCCTCCTACTTGAAGCAGTTACGGGAAGGGATCCTGTGGACTATGGCCGACCTGCTAATGAG GTCAATCTGGTTGAGTGGCTAAAGTTGATGGTAGGTGCAAGAAGAGCCGAGGAAGTTGTGGATCCAAACCTTGAAGTTAAACCCAGTACACGTGCCTTAAAACGTGCCCTTTTGGTTGCACTTCGGTGTGTTGATCATGATTCAGAGAACAGGCCCAAAATGAGCCAGGTTGTGCGTATGCTGGAAGCTGATGAATACCCATTTCGTGAG GATCGAAGGAACAGAAAGAGTCGTACAGCCAGCATGGATATGGAATCTATGAAGGAAAGTTCTGCCTCTGTCGACATAGAAAAGAAGCCAGGGGATCTGGAGAGCCAAATATCCGAGACAAGCCATGGATAG
- the LOC103405171 gene encoding WRKY transcription factor 71-like yields MSNERKNPYQYDPFDYNHHEINKSSFPFFNYGNSSTYQNQPDDPQTLNGFESDHPNPFMSFTDCLHGSLDYNTLSKAFDMSCSSSEVISPPLDHDNNSNKQQAAAGVRDHSVGTTSTTENPSTPNYSSISSSSNEAAGAAGDDQVLDEDSDHKRKKDKQPKLGSDGVHEDKSKKGSKAKKKEKPQREPRFAFLTKSEVDHLEDGYRWRKYGQKAVKNSPYPRSYYRCTTQKCNVKKRVERSFQDPSIVITTYEGQHNHQCPAATLRGNLNLNAVGMLSPNSLLAAASLNGSARYSHEFLAQFFPVNNQVQLPNHFHDHPPSSMLYSNLMNPHSHHHHQQQQQQLHAPDYGLLQDLVHSFSHKQEP; encoded by the exons ATGTCAAATGAGAGGAAAAATCCTTACCAGTACGATCCTTTCGACTATAACCACCATGAGATCAACAAGTCAAGCTTTCCATTCTTCAACTATGGCAATTCCTCCACATACCAAAACCAACCAGATGACCCACAAACCCTAAATGGGTTTGAATCTGATCATCCTAATCCGTTCATGAGCTTCACCGACTGCCTACACGGATCATTGGACTACAACACCCTCTCGAAAGCCTTCGACATGTCGTGTTCTTCATCCGAAGTCATTTCTCCACCGTTGGATCATGATAACAACTCAAACAAGCAGCAGGCGGCAGCAGGTGTACGAGATCACTCAGTGGGGACTACTAGTACCACTGAAAACCCTTCCacaccaaattattcctcaataTCTTCTTCATCTAATGAAGCTGCTGGTGCTGCTGGTGATGATCAAGTTTTAGATGAAGATTCAGATCAtaagagaaagaaagataaaCAGCCAAAATTAGGGTCTGATGGAGTTCATGAAGACAAGTCAAAGAAAGG GagcaaagcaaaaaagaaagagaaaccgCAGAGGGAACCACGTTTTGCCTTTCTGACTAAGAGTGAAGTGGATCACCTTGAAGATGGATACAGATGGAGGAAGTACGGACAGAAGGCAGTCAAGAATAGCCCTTATCCTAg GAGTTATTACAGATGCACTACACAAAAATGCAACGTAAAGAAGCGTGTTGAGAGATCATTCCAAGATCCATCAATCGTGATCACAACATATGAAGGTCAGCACAACCACCAGTGTCCAGCAGCAACACTTCGTGGTAATCTCAATCTCAACGCTGTCGGAATGCTGTCACCTAATTCGCTTTTGGCAGCGGCATCTTTGAACGGATCAGCAAGATATTCACATGAATTCTTAGCTCAATTTTTCCCAGTGAACAACCAGGTGCAATTGCCAAATCATTTCCATGATCATCCACCAAGTTCAATGTTATACTCAAATCTCATGAATCCTCATAGTCATCACCAtcatcagcagcagcagcaacagctACATGCTCCTGACTATGGTTTGTTGCAGGATTTAGTTCACTCGTTTAGTCACAAGCAAGAACCATGA